The Streptomyces aurantiacus genome includes a region encoding these proteins:
- a CDS encoding NUDIX domain-containing protein, with protein MGPKTAKVYETIRARLASGEYASGDKMPSERALVEELSIGRTALRQVLARLVAEGALEVRGRSSYRVPGAVSVQAPEGLEPWRIHGERDVYDNRWVKLQLWDVEPPGVERFEHHVVKLHHVAVTAVLDDQDRVLMMWRYRFVPQQWGWELPGGIVDEGEDPADTALREVVEETGWRPKSVEHIVTYQPMVGMVDSPHEIFVGHGADQVGSPTDLEEAGHIEWVPLADIPRLMARGELMGSGTLVALLHILASRGKQGLTAAH; from the coding sequence ATGGGACCGAAGACGGCGAAGGTCTACGAGACGATTCGTGCACGGCTCGCCTCTGGCGAGTACGCCAGCGGCGACAAGATGCCTTCCGAACGCGCGCTCGTGGAAGAACTCAGCATCGGCCGCACTGCCCTTCGGCAAGTGCTGGCTCGGCTCGTGGCGGAAGGCGCCTTGGAAGTTCGTGGCCGGAGTTCGTATCGGGTGCCGGGGGCAGTGAGCGTTCAGGCGCCGGAAGGGCTGGAGCCCTGGCGTATCCACGGCGAGCGCGACGTCTACGACAACCGTTGGGTCAAACTCCAGCTCTGGGACGTGGAACCGCCCGGTGTGGAGCGCTTCGAGCATCATGTGGTGAAGCTCCACCACGTCGCCGTCACCGCGGTTCTGGACGATCAGGACCGCGTACTGATGATGTGGCGGTACCGCTTCGTCCCGCAGCAGTGGGGTTGGGAGCTCCCGGGCGGCATCGTGGACGAGGGGGAGGACCCCGCGGACACGGCGCTAAGAGAAGTCGTGGAAGAGACGGGTTGGCGACCGAAGTCCGTGGAGCACATCGTCACGTATCAGCCCATGGTCGGCATGGTCGACTCACCTCACGAGATCTTCGTGGGCCACGGAGCCGACCAGGTCGGTTCGCCGACAGACCTGGAAGAGGCAGGACACATCGAGTGGGTGCCCCTAGCTGATATTCCACGGCTCATGGCGCGCGGTGAGCTGATGGGCTCCGGCACTCTCGTGGCTCTGCTCCACATCCTGGCGAGCCGAGGCAAGCAGGGGCTTACAGCCGCGCACTGA
- a CDS encoding transfer protein — protein sequence MSTIHELTVEGAPGDIITFDPVRLAGALHIDDPSRLAVETDGMHRALVTIYPADPLAHVRLDDPGLLVMDRHGRLPVGRYHNGRLTRMRLYDPHTGSAQRSFLFGTTGAGKSTANHILLAGEKRSGVITFLADLKGGQSVPEARGNVDWFVRTPQGAMAQLRTAWLVMHELQDIYAGMGRSKFLINQPYRLLSVRIDEANRLLEKGSPYRAEATFYIRDLGRTGRSLGIGIHLSAQASQLDELGGSDTLRSMLKDGDVVLLRWTSSMMRQIVTDGLLPAGRTPAPIPKYAGSLRLVSQFDDETDDEDLPSTAGGGYLLTGPRPVSRMRFFTVGSPMPTTGLDPNILALYGDGPVAGLDASLHKAAGDAYEGRLDGPEAMAAIFPSTDPDAPTAAHGPAPAAMRPGRALTLADRVTAVLENADGPMDARAVLDAVNADGGRTVRLGSVRNTLTTLKS from the coding sequence GTGAGCACCATCCACGAACTCACCGTGGAAGGCGCGCCCGGCGACATCATCACCTTCGACCCCGTCCGCCTGGCCGGCGCCCTGCACATCGATGATCCGTCCCGGCTGGCGGTGGAGACCGACGGCATGCACCGGGCGCTGGTGACGATCTATCCCGCCGATCCGCTCGCCCACGTGCGCCTGGACGATCCGGGCCTGCTGGTGATGGACCGCCACGGCCGCCTGCCGGTGGGCCGCTACCACAACGGCCGCCTGACCCGGATGCGGCTGTACGATCCGCACACCGGCTCCGCACAACGCTCCTTCCTGTTCGGCACCACCGGGGCGGGCAAGTCGACCGCCAACCACATCCTGCTCGCAGGGGAGAAGCGCTCCGGGGTCATCACGTTCCTGGCCGACCTCAAGGGCGGTCAGTCCGTCCCCGAGGCGCGCGGCAACGTCGACTGGTTCGTGCGCACTCCGCAAGGGGCAATGGCGCAGCTACGGACCGCGTGGCTGGTCATGCACGAACTCCAGGACATCTACGCCGGCATGGGCCGCTCCAAGTTCCTGATCAACCAGCCCTACCGGCTGCTGTCGGTGCGCATCGACGAGGCCAACCGGCTGCTGGAGAAGGGCTCCCCCTACCGGGCAGAAGCCACCTTCTACATCCGCGACCTGGGACGCACCGGCCGCTCCCTGGGCATCGGCATCCACCTGTCCGCCCAGGCCAGCCAGCTCGATGAACTGGGCGGCTCCGACACCCTGCGCAGCATGCTCAAGGACGGCGACGTGGTCCTGCTGCGCTGGACGTCCTCGATGATGCGGCAGATCGTCACCGACGGCCTGCTCCCGGCCGGGCGGACGCCGGCTCCGATCCCGAAGTACGCCGGATCGCTGCGCCTGGTCTCGCAGTTCGACGACGAGACCGACGACGAAGACCTGCCCAGCACCGCCGGCGGCGGCTACCTGCTGACCGGGCCGCGGCCCGTCTCGCGGATGCGGTTCTTCACCGTCGGCTCCCCGATGCCGACCACGGGCCTGGACCCGAACATCCTCGCTCTGTACGGCGATGGCCCTGTGGCCGGCCTGGATGCCTCCCTGCACAAGGCGGCCGGTGACGCCTACGAAGGGCGCTTGGACGGCCCGGAGGCCATGGCCGCCATCTTCCCCAGCACCGACCCCGACGCCCCCACAGCGGCCCACGGGCCTGCTCCCGCGGCGATGCGACCGGGCCGTGCGCTCACCCTCGCGGACCGCGTCACGGCTGTCCTGGAGAACGCCGACGGGCCGATGGACGCACGCGCAGTCCTGGACGCCGTCAACGCCGACGGCGGACGCACCGTGCGCCTCGGCAGCGTCCGCAACACCCTCACCACCCTCAAAAGCTGA
- a CDS encoding DUF6284 family protein, which yields MEHIATVQKLVTTGEFDREPTAAELEAIETEMPLITAEVELLDVRISLLDRQPTELDQRRIRRAHNKVLAERTVLANLLTPEEAA from the coding sequence ATGGAACACATCGCCACAGTTCAGAAGCTTGTTACCACCGGCGAGTTCGACCGCGAGCCGACGGCCGCGGAGCTGGAGGCCATCGAGACCGAGATGCCGCTCATCACAGCGGAAGTCGAGTTGCTGGACGTCCGCATCAGCCTGCTGGACCGGCAGCCGACGGAGCTGGACCAGCGGCGTATCCGCCGCGCCCACAACAAGGTGCTGGCCGAGCGCACGGTGCTGGCCAACCTGCTGACCCCGGAGGAGGCGGCATGA
- a CDS encoding XRE family transcriptional regulator, giving the protein MYVSEWENGKRALSDRYATILRQLLGVTDAELRGGPLAVAPSMADGYDELLSRIDSASSVSESMVKTFNDQTELLRTMDRQLGASGLVDQMTGHLARLEDALNFAVLPTTRRPVALALAGASTLAAWQAIDSGAVERAWRHYELAKRAAHDAEAPMYLAHAMAEQAYVLCEAGRPSLGVELVRDAQRVLGQAGSPRLRAWLYAAEAELCAHAGMPDDCRRALDAAMATIPPGSDDRDPDMLSIFLNGAHLARWRGNILALLGDDEAVTSLYGALDVVDPSFVRAQAGLHADLVQAHMARAEYDDANTHLRQARLLASRTGSVRQRRRVDLLSARL; this is encoded by the coding sequence GTGTATGTGTCCGAGTGGGAGAACGGCAAGCGCGCCCTCTCGGACCGCTACGCGACGATCCTGCGGCAGCTTCTCGGCGTCACGGACGCAGAGCTGAGGGGTGGTCCGCTCGCGGTTGCTCCGTCGATGGCCGACGGGTACGACGAACTGCTGAGCAGGATCGATTCGGCCAGCAGTGTCAGCGAATCCATGGTGAAGACGTTCAACGATCAGACCGAGCTACTGCGCACCATGGACCGCCAGTTGGGCGCTTCGGGCCTTGTGGACCAGATGACGGGGCATCTCGCCCGTCTCGAAGACGCACTGAACTTCGCGGTGTTGCCCACTACGCGCCGCCCCGTGGCGCTCGCGCTCGCGGGGGCGTCAACCCTTGCCGCATGGCAAGCGATCGACTCGGGGGCGGTCGAACGGGCCTGGCGACACTACGAACTTGCGAAGCGGGCAGCGCACGACGCTGAGGCTCCGATGTACCTCGCGCACGCGATGGCAGAGCAGGCGTACGTACTGTGCGAAGCTGGCCGGCCGTCTCTCGGCGTCGAGTTGGTGCGCGATGCGCAACGCGTTCTTGGCCAGGCCGGATCTCCCCGTCTCCGGGCATGGCTGTACGCCGCTGAAGCCGAGTTGTGCGCCCATGCCGGAATGCCTGATGACTGCCGACGGGCGCTCGATGCGGCCATGGCGACGATTCCGCCCGGCTCCGATGACCGAGACCCCGACATGCTGAGCATCTTCCTCAACGGTGCCCACCTGGCTCGATGGCGCGGCAACATCCTTGCCCTGCTGGGCGACGACGAGGCGGTCACCAGCCTGTACGGCGCCCTGGACGTAGTAGACCCGTCCTTTGTCCGAGCGCAGGCGGGACTTCACGCTGACCTCGTACAGGCGCACATGGCGCGAGCCGAGTACGACGACGCAAACACCCACCTGAGGCAGGCGCGGCTGTTGGCCAGCCGCACCGGTTCGGTCCGGCAGCGCCGCCGTGTCGACCTGCTCAGTGCGCGGCTGTAA